From a single Salvelinus namaycush isolate Seneca chromosome 14, SaNama_1.0, whole genome shotgun sequence genomic region:
- the LOC120059338 gene encoding MRG/MORF4L-binding protein-like isoform X3 produces MGEAEVVPADEKQADSGISHIEDSVVWSQEVEVCLFHAMLGHKPVGVNRHFHMICIRDKFSQNIGRQVSSKVIWDHLGTMYDMSALHESEILPFPNSEKSFNLPDEIIQQVKEGKLVSEDDMKDDFKEERDPPAMHEEGLSPSMAAGQDFERYGQKDSFDLFQNSSLTPVQTSS; encoded by the exons ATGGGGGAAGCCGAGGTTGTTCCAGCCGACGAAAAACAGGCAGACTCGGGGATCAGTCACATCGAAGACTCGGTGGTATGGAGTCAAGAAGTCGAGGTGTGCCTGTTCCATGCAATGTTAGGTCACAAACCCGTAG GGGTAAATCGTCACTTTCACATGATCTGCATCCGGGATAAATTCAGCCAGAATATTGGGAGGCAAGTGTCATCAAAGGTGATCTGGGACCACCTGGGAACTATGTATGACATGTCAGCCTTG CATGAGTCTGAAATATTGCCGTTTCCCAACTCAGAGAAGAGCTTCAATCTTCCAGACGAGATTATTCAACAAGTAAAAGAAG GTAAACTGGTATCCGAGGACGACATGAAAGACGATTTCAAAGAAGAACGAGACCCCCCAGCCATGCATGAAGAAG GTCTGAGTCCCAGTATGGCTGCTGGCCAGGATTTTGAGAGGTATGGACAGAAGGACTCTTTCGATCTGTTCCAAAACTCCAGCTTGACCCCAGTACAGACCAGCTCATAA
- the LOC120059338 gene encoding MRG/MORF4L-binding protein-like isoform X2, which translates to MGEAEVVPADEKQADSGISHIEDSVVWSQEVEVCLFHAMLGHKPVGVNRHFHMICIRDKFSQNIGRQVSSKVIWDHLGTMYDMSALHESEILPFPNSEKSFNLPDEIIQQVKEGKLVSEDDMKDDFKEERDPPAMHEEGLSPSMAAGQDFERQQLLGEDDREDGQQRQGQRKRPREGFR; encoded by the exons ATGGGGGAAGCCGAGGTTGTTCCAGCCGACGAAAAACAGGCAGACTCGGGGATCAGTCACATCGAAGACTCGGTGGTATGGAGTCAAGAAGTCGAGGTGTGCCTGTTCCATGCAATGTTAGGTCACAAACCCGTAG GGGTAAATCGTCACTTTCACATGATCTGCATCCGGGATAAATTCAGCCAGAATATTGGGAGGCAAGTGTCATCAAAGGTGATCTGGGACCACCTGGGAACTATGTATGACATGTCAGCCTTG CATGAGTCTGAAATATTGCCGTTTCCCAACTCAGAGAAGAGCTTCAATCTTCCAGACGAGATTATTCAACAAGTAAAAGAAG GTAAACTGGTATCCGAGGACGACATGAAAGACGATTTCAAAGAAGAACGAGACCCCCCAGCCATGCATGAAGAAG GTCTGAGTCCCAGTATGGCTGCTGGCCAGGATTTTGAGAG GCAGCAACTCCTCGGTGAAGATGACAGAGAGGATGGGCAGCAAAGacaaggacagagaaagagaccgaGAGAAGGGTTCCGCTGA
- the LOC120059338 gene encoding MRG/MORF4L-binding protein-like isoform X1 translates to MGEAEVVPADEKQADSGISHIEDSVVWSQEVEVCLFHAMLGHKPVGVNRHFHMICIRDKFSQNIGRQVSSKVIWDHLGTMYDMSALHESEILPFPNSEKSFNLPDEIIQQVKEGKLVSEDDMKDDFKEERDPPAMHEEGSNSSVKMTERMGSKDKDRERDREKGSAEGGPGKEAADKRKRNRATEKVLNSSSNPSSPGGAKRRRT, encoded by the exons ATGGGGGAAGCCGAGGTTGTTCCAGCCGACGAAAAACAGGCAGACTCGGGGATCAGTCACATCGAAGACTCGGTGGTATGGAGTCAAGAAGTCGAGGTGTGCCTGTTCCATGCAATGTTAGGTCACAAACCCGTAG GGGTAAATCGTCACTTTCACATGATCTGCATCCGGGATAAATTCAGCCAGAATATTGGGAGGCAAGTGTCATCAAAGGTGATCTGGGACCACCTGGGAACTATGTATGACATGTCAGCCTTG CATGAGTCTGAAATATTGCCGTTTCCCAACTCAGAGAAGAGCTTCAATCTTCCAGACGAGATTATTCAACAAGTAAAAGAAG GTAAACTGGTATCCGAGGACGACATGAAAGACGATTTCAAAGAAGAACGAGACCCCCCAGCCATGCATGAAGAAG GCAGCAACTCCTCGGTGAAGATGACAGAGAGGATGGGCAGCAAAGacaaggacagagaaagagaccgaGAGAAGGGTTCCGCTGAGGGCGGCCCGGGGAAGGAGGCAGCAGACAAGAGGAAGAGGAACCGTGCCACTGAGAAGGTGCTCAACTCCAGCAGCAACCCCTCCAGCCCCGGTGGAGCCAAGCGGAGAAGGACCTAG
- the LOC120059339 gene encoding DNA-binding protein inhibitor ID-1-like isoform X1 — MKVVGSTCALKNTEDVVRCLSEQSMTISKCKIPLLDEQMSVFLQDMNSCYSKLKELVPTLPANKKASKMEILQHVIDYIWDLQVELDTPGKQQISGATRTPLTTLNAELASISVENGCADDRILCR, encoded by the exons ATGAAAGTTGTCGGATCTACCTGCGCCCTGAAAAACACTGAGGATGTGGTTCGTTGTCTCTCGGAGCAGAGTATGACCATCTCCAAGTGTAAGATCCCACTGTTGGACGAGCAGATGAGTGTATTTCTGCAGGACATGAACAGCTGCTACAGCAAACTAAAGGAGCTGGTGCCCACTCTGCCAGCCAACAAGAAAGCCAGTAAGATGGAGATTCTGCAGCATGTCATCGATTATATCTGGGACCTGCAGGTCGAGCTGGACACACCGGGCAAGCAGCAGATCTCAGGTGCAACCCGCACTCCTCTGACAACCCTCAATGCAGAACtcgccagcatctctgtggag AACGGATGCGCTGATGACAGAATTCTCTGCCGTTGA
- the LOC120059339 gene encoding DNA-binding protein inhibitor ID-1-like isoform X2 produces the protein MTISKCKIPLLDEQMSVFLQDMNSCYSKLKELVPTLPANKKASKMEILQHVIDYIWDLQVELDTPGKQQISGATRTPLTTLNAELASISVENGCADDRILCR, from the exons ATGACCATCTCCAAGTGTAAGATCCCACTGTTGGACGAGCAGATGAGTGTATTTCTGCAGGACATGAACAGCTGCTACAGCAAACTAAAGGAGCTGGTGCCCACTCTGCCAGCCAACAAGAAAGCCAGTAAGATGGAGATTCTGCAGCATGTCATCGATTATATCTGGGACCTGCAGGTCGAGCTGGACACACCGGGCAAGCAGCAGATCTCAGGTGCAACCCGCACTCCTCTGACAACCCTCAATGCAGAACtcgccagcatctctgtggag AACGGATGCGCTGATGACAGAATTCTCTGCCGTTGA